One segment of Tenrec ecaudatus isolate mTenEca1 chromosome 1, mTenEca1.hap1, whole genome shotgun sequence DNA contains the following:
- the LOC142431386 gene encoding olfactory receptor 7E178-like, giving the protein MESQNVTRVSAFLLLGLSEDPELQPLLFGLFLTMYLVTVFGNLLIMLAVASDPRLHTPMYFFLSNLSLADIGFTSTTVPKMLVNIQTKSKSITYAGCLTQVSFYAFFGCMDSLLLTSMAYDRFVAICHPLHYTVIITPRLCGLLILVSIFVSFLDFLLHILMVSQLTFCMNLEIYQFFCDPPQLINIACSDTSTSTVLLYFIGAFFGGVPVSGIIFSYIRIISSILRVPSSGGKYKAFSTCGSHLSVVCLFYGTVTGVYLSSAVLSPSKKGALATVMYTVVTPMLNPFIYSLRNRDIKNGLQKLLGRTT; this is encoded by the coding sequence GAATGTAACGAGGGTCTCAGCATTTCTCCTCCTGGGTCTCTCTGAGGATCCGGAActgcagcccctcctctttgGGCTGTTTCTCACCATGTACCTGGTCACCGTATTTGGGAATCTACTCATTATGCTGGCAGTTGCCTCTGACCCCCGCCtccacacccccatgtacttcttcctctccaacctgTCCTTGGCTGACATTGGCTTTACCTCCACCACAGTCCCCAAGATGCTTGTGAACATCCAGACAAAGAGCAAATCCATCACCTATGCTGGCTGCCTGACCCAGGTGTCGTTTTATGCCTTTTTCGGATGTATGGACAGTCTTCTCTTGACTTCGATGGCTTATGATAGGTTTGTGGCCATCTGTCACCCCCTGCACTACACAGTCATCATAACCCCCCGCCTCTGTGGCTTACTGATTTTGGTGTCTATTTTTGTCAGCTTTTTGGACTTCCTGCTACATATTTTAATGGTGTCACAGCTTACCTTCTGCATGAATTTGGAAATTTATCAATTCTTCTGTGATCCTCCCCAACTCATCAATATTGCCTGCTCGGACACTTCCACCAGTACCGTGTTACTCTATTTTATTGGTGCCTTCTTTGGTGGTGTCCCGGTCTCAGGGATCATTTTCTCATATATACGAATTATTTCCTCCATTCTGAGAGTCCCATCATCAGGTGGGAagtataaagccttttccacctgtggCTCTCACCTGTCCGTCGTTTGCTTATTTTATGGAACAGTGACTGGAGTTTATCTCAGTTCAGCTGTTTTATCTCCTTCAAAGAAGGGTGCTTTGGCCACTGTGATGTACACTGTGGTCACCCCCATGCTGAACCCTTTCATCTACAGCCTGAGGAACAGGGACATTAAGAACGGTCTGCAGAAGCTCCTCGGCAGAACAACTTAA